One window from the genome of Marinobacter sp. LV10R510-11A encodes:
- a CDS encoding metallophosphoesterase: MYDLIGDIHGYATELKALLTKMDYQEIDGVWQHPDERQVIFLGDFVDRGPEQVETVQIAKAMVDKGKALAVMGNHEYNAVAWATPDPEQKGEHLRAHTDKNQSQHQEFLDQVGEDSELHKLFIEWFKTLPVYLDLPKLRVVHACWHPEYLSKIAQYTDDENRLLSDAWEQASRKDSEAYDAIETLLKGLELPLPKGHYFLDKEKNKRTDVRAKWWQTEKLTYRDLAMVPGSEIDKIPHDPVEAHILPGYDGKKSVFVGHYWMSGEPEPLNDHIACLDYSVAGKHGGKLCAYRWDGESKLLKENFYYVSRGQV, translated from the coding sequence ATGTACGACTTGATTGGCGATATTCACGGCTACGCCACCGAGCTTAAAGCACTGCTCACCAAAATGGATTACCAAGAAATCGACGGCGTTTGGCAGCACCCGGACGAGCGCCAGGTGATTTTCCTGGGTGATTTTGTGGATCGGGGCCCGGAGCAAGTTGAAACGGTTCAGATTGCCAAAGCGATGGTCGATAAGGGCAAAGCATTGGCCGTGATGGGTAACCATGAATACAACGCTGTCGCCTGGGCTACGCCGGATCCGGAACAAAAGGGTGAGCATTTGCGCGCTCATACCGATAAGAACCAGAGCCAGCACCAGGAATTTCTGGATCAGGTAGGCGAGGACAGCGAACTTCACAAACTCTTTATTGAGTGGTTTAAAACCTTGCCGGTTTACCTGGACCTTCCGAAACTGCGCGTCGTTCACGCCTGCTGGCATCCTGAATACCTGAGCAAAATCGCTCAATACACGGATGATGAAAACCGGTTGCTTTCGGATGCATGGGAGCAAGCCAGCCGCAAGGACAGCGAGGCCTATGACGCTATCGAAACCCTCCTAAAAGGCCTCGAATTACCTCTGCCGAAAGGCCACTACTTCCTTGATAAAGAAAAAAATAAACGCACCGACGTGCGAGCCAAGTGGTGGCAAACAGAAAAACTGACCTATCGCGATTTGGCTATGGTGCCTGGCTCAGAGATCGATAAGATTCCTCACGACCCAGTGGAGGCGCATATTCTTCCTGGTTATGACGGCAAAAAATCTGTGTTCGTTGGGCACTACTGGATGAGTGGAGAGCCAGAACCGCTCAATGACCATATAGCATGTCTGGATTACAGTGTTGCCGGAAAGCATGGGGGGAAGCTCTGTGCTTATCGATGGGATGGGGAAAGTAAGCTTCTGAAAGAAAATTTTTATTACGTGTCCCGCGGTCAAGTTTAA
- the zorA gene encoding anti-phage ZorAB system protein ZorA: MDFLNLLRHLLPDFSALAKSSPQGLATLFWLVMAFVFVVAFIAINRHFVHFKRRFRALKSLIDNQDKKALAANRREVLQKALQLENVEIGKVWREFDESLVISGDQKSLYNTLDADHFFNARTLATGLTGSRLLAATPSFLVAIGVLGTFVGLTVGLNGLDLAPTSGVSELRSGIDSLIQGASVAFMTSVWGIGLSLVLNMIEKFLERSALLQIRSVQQEIDFLYPRIPAEQSLVHIADSSRESKEALQELHERIGDRLQESIKGVSDSMEEAFTSALNNIMAPAIESLVSNASQQSNQVLERLVGDFVEGVSGAAKNQGALLEQAASDVNTAVTGMSSQLGDLFTKLNEQQERQIESSQQQAGRFDEQIAKVTESSANSQKALDERFDKLMGNFSERVEQQLEAAEDRNQKAAETATHRQEAMEQSFSGMTEEMIGRLNAQMTASDERENLQQDRFREQNQKVSEQQQSLLNNIAETVRTTQQQSLQLAEQHREILDQLGLVTESMSTSSKHLDSSSNQLGMLSTQVRQATEMLGTQMTDVLSGIESAGEQNSALTERLSEQSRLLEGLQQTVRESIEQYSNAAKLTNEGFGELKSHQQEWLRSIKTEFNDLSENMANQVLEIEKQAESWLSSYSSQVNQQMKDRMEKWDTSSRAYADSMLRVVENMSSILDELEAR, encoded by the coding sequence ATGGACTTTCTTAATCTGCTACGGCATCTCCTACCGGACTTTTCAGCATTAGCAAAGAGCTCGCCGCAAGGTCTCGCCACTCTTTTTTGGCTGGTCATGGCATTCGTGTTCGTCGTCGCATTCATTGCGATAAACCGGCATTTCGTGCACTTTAAGCGCCGATTCAGAGCGCTAAAAAGTCTTATCGACAATCAAGATAAGAAAGCACTCGCGGCTAACCGCCGAGAGGTCTTGCAGAAAGCCCTCCAGCTCGAAAACGTCGAGATAGGCAAGGTTTGGCGAGAGTTCGATGAAAGTCTCGTGATCTCGGGCGATCAGAAGTCTCTTTATAATACCCTGGACGCGGATCATTTTTTCAATGCCAGAACATTAGCAACCGGTCTAACGGGGAGTCGTCTGCTTGCAGCAACTCCCAGCTTTCTTGTCGCAATTGGTGTGTTGGGTACCTTTGTGGGGCTGACGGTTGGTCTGAATGGTCTAGATCTTGCCCCAACCTCGGGTGTTTCTGAACTGCGTAGTGGTATCGACAGTCTCATTCAGGGCGCTTCCGTCGCCTTCATGACGTCAGTGTGGGGTATCGGCCTCAGTCTTGTGCTCAATATGATTGAGAAATTCCTGGAACGCTCAGCGCTATTGCAGATCCGGAGTGTTCAGCAGGAAATTGACTTCCTTTATCCGAGAATTCCTGCTGAACAGTCTTTGGTGCACATCGCTGATAGCAGCAGAGAGAGCAAAGAAGCGTTGCAGGAGCTTCACGAGCGCATAGGGGATCGGTTACAGGAAAGCATCAAGGGTGTCAGTGATTCGATGGAGGAGGCATTCACATCGGCACTGAACAATATAATGGCACCAGCGATCGAGTCATTGGTGAGCAATGCCAGTCAACAATCCAATCAGGTTCTAGAGCGTTTGGTGGGAGATTTTGTCGAGGGTGTTAGCGGTGCGGCGAAGAATCAGGGTGCTTTGCTTGAACAGGCCGCTTCGGATGTCAACACGGCGGTGACAGGTATGAGCTCCCAGCTAGGTGATTTGTTTACCAAGCTTAACGAGCAGCAGGAACGGCAGATTGAAAGCTCACAACAGCAGGCCGGACGATTCGATGAGCAAATCGCAAAGGTTACTGAGTCTTCGGCAAACAGCCAAAAAGCGCTGGACGAACGCTTCGATAAACTGATGGGGAATTTTTCTGAACGAGTTGAGCAGCAATTGGAAGCAGCTGAGGATCGTAATCAGAAAGCCGCTGAAACTGCCACTCATCGTCAGGAGGCGATGGAGCAAAGCTTCAGCGGAATGACGGAAGAAATGATCGGCCGTCTCAACGCTCAAATGACCGCTTCGGACGAGAGGGAGAATCTCCAGCAAGATCGATTCAGAGAGCAAAACCAAAAGGTCTCCGAACAGCAGCAAAGTCTCCTGAACAATATTGCCGAGACTGTTAGGACAACACAGCAACAGAGCTTGCAGCTGGCAGAGCAGCACCGAGAAATCCTGGATCAGCTGGGGCTGGTTACTGAGTCTATGTCTACCAGCAGTAAACATCTGGATAGCAGCTCAAATCAACTTGGCATGCTCAGCACTCAAGTACGCCAGGCCACAGAAATGCTTGGTACCCAGATGACTGATGTTTTGTCTGGCATCGAGTCTGCAGGTGAACAAAATTCTGCCCTGACAGAAAGGTTGAGTGAACAGTCGCGTTTGCTTGAAGGGCTCCAGCAAACCGTCCGGGAAAGTATCGAACAGTATAGCAACGCGGCCAAACTGACGAATGAGGGCTTCGGCGAGCTAAAGAGTCACCAACAGGAATGGCTCAGATCCATTAAAACCGAGTTCAACGACTTGTCTGAAAATATGGCAAATCAGGTTTTGGAAATTGAAAAACAGGCGGAGTCCTGGCTTTCGTCCTACTCCTCGCAAGTCAATCAACAAATGAAAGACCGAATGGAGAAGTGGGACACCAGCTCAAGGGCTTATGCGGATTCTATGCTCAGAGTCGTTGAGAACATGAGCAGCATTCTTGATGAACTGGAGGCTCGTTGA
- a CDS encoding helix-turn-helix transcriptional regulator, giving the protein MSSTAVRYLTMLRMVPRYPRSITTSELASRLEDREFSVTMRSIQRDLEKLSAYFPLQVDENTRPYGWSFDREATINVIPALDLPAALTFELARAYLTPILPPRALSHLKPHFDEAQKSLVRGKNPLGKWPDRVRVINRGLSGQRPAINADVLETVTEALLKAYQCSLTYQARTWPAPEDIRVHPFGLIFRDPNVYLIGMIDGREGFRQLVLHRASAGELVEEPVERPEDFDLDLYIHSGAMGILKSREPIFLHLRCDKPALNQLMESPLGFDQVTKDIDEETFEITVTVGDTQDLRWWLTAQAVHCDIVKPDWLRQETASTLAQGLARTR; this is encoded by the coding sequence ATGTCCAGCACCGCCGTCCGTTACCTCACGATGCTCCGAATGGTGCCTCGTTATCCACGCTCAATCACAACCAGCGAACTTGCGTCTCGGTTGGAGGATCGAGAGTTCTCCGTGACCATGCGCTCAATTCAAAGGGATTTGGAAAAACTGAGCGCTTATTTTCCGTTGCAGGTCGATGAGAACACTCGGCCTTATGGCTGGTCGTTCGATCGCGAGGCCACGATCAATGTTATCCCCGCACTGGACTTGCCCGCTGCACTCACGTTTGAGTTGGCAAGAGCTTACCTGACCCCTATCTTGCCCCCGAGGGCACTTTCCCATCTGAAGCCCCACTTCGATGAGGCCCAGAAGTCACTGGTCAGAGGTAAAAACCCGCTTGGAAAATGGCCAGACCGCGTGCGGGTGATAAACCGAGGGCTCAGTGGCCAGCGTCCCGCGATCAATGCGGATGTACTCGAAACGGTAACGGAGGCTCTGCTGAAGGCTTACCAGTGCAGCCTGACCTACCAGGCGAGAACCTGGCCGGCACCGGAAGACATTCGCGTGCATCCGTTTGGATTGATATTTCGCGATCCCAACGTTTATCTCATTGGAATGATTGACGGCCGGGAAGGCTTCCGCCAGTTGGTACTTCACCGTGCGTCAGCTGGAGAACTGGTCGAAGAGCCTGTTGAGCGGCCGGAAGATTTTGATCTGGACCTCTACATTCATTCCGGCGCCATGGGCATACTCAAATCCAGGGAGCCGATATTTTTGCACCTTCGATGTGATAAACCGGCTCTAAACCAGCTGATGGAATCGCCACTTGGCTTTGACCAGGTCACGAAGGATATCGACGAAGAGACCTTCGAAATCACCGTGACCGTTGGCGATACCCAGGATCTTCGCTGGTGGCTGACCGCACAAGCAGTCCATTGCGATATTGTTAAGCCGGACTGGTTACGTCAGGAGACTGCATCCACCCTAGCGCAAGGTCTCGCGCGCACGCGGTAA
- a CDS encoding EH signature domain-containing protein, giving the protein MAKTERFAQSAGGGDAFDAMCGRLRRSVERADLTDIYDAIEKRLGARALTWLWNNEKGVLKRSCRSSVVNALVERQKPRLTRTTLLQIGKLYFEEFDQLDQVDNGLFGSIEAVIRSQVLKIPQKQRDLSTRDPIVALQKNLDWLIGVEGPANFSDKVRESGEELEQRFEAFGLVGYDAGRYGDLCRAHYYIKTLNGVASGQWDPVFDELLKPSVSRAPFGEDKRIGHAALEVIIDRAGSDVSEAWQDFVIGIAGDPRIKSSSRNYQEWWKPLGAARIEKVRGWLSKEDLKLFLQALEQYGLESGDAGLKRMFPARKRFLEGLYKQKLIRNTRLMLGRRTEGTVKRLLGDEIKTNFANLEGGLSDKAIIYVDCGDFHLVEGSHNFKIWVYLAPPGKIVGSYDHTSFTPGELTHITPAQYKAMYDLPYDAVTHNGTWQSKVINFLAEQGIELDIESLLSAAEYRGHLAIHGYPVVKSPKVWVPEPKELPEHLKVVAPHHSPKRTPPKYEDLFSGRKPTNAADKFLRGSPSVSATDRDGARSQSVRTERKEDLNSFSEQQKTVLGYLAHNPGAKARHVAVLLGFALKELVAMFAGPLAPYVKREDMHTWVVKPEFIHKFK; this is encoded by the coding sequence TTGGCCAAAACCGAGAGGTTCGCTCAATCGGCGGGTGGAGGTGATGCTTTTGACGCCATGTGCGGTCGTTTGCGGCGATCCGTTGAACGTGCCGATCTCACGGATATTTATGATGCGATCGAAAAACGGCTCGGAGCGCGCGCGTTAACGTGGCTGTGGAATAACGAAAAGGGCGTGCTGAAAAGGAGCTGCCGATCCTCCGTTGTCAATGCCTTAGTCGAGCGACAAAAACCAAGGCTAACCCGCACGACCCTCCTCCAGATCGGTAAATTGTATTTTGAGGAATTCGACCAGCTAGATCAGGTGGACAATGGTCTATTCGGTAGTATTGAGGCTGTCATTCGATCTCAGGTCCTGAAGATTCCCCAAAAACAACGAGACCTCTCGACGAGGGACCCGATCGTAGCTCTCCAGAAAAATCTCGATTGGCTCATTGGCGTTGAAGGGCCGGCAAATTTCTCAGACAAGGTTCGTGAAAGTGGTGAGGAGCTTGAGCAACGCTTTGAGGCATTCGGTTTGGTTGGCTATGACGCGGGCCGATACGGGGATTTGTGCCGGGCGCATTATTACATCAAGACGCTCAACGGTGTGGCATCGGGGCAGTGGGACCCGGTATTCGATGAACTCTTGAAGCCTTCCGTCAGTCGAGCCCCCTTTGGTGAAGACAAACGCATTGGGCATGCTGCGCTGGAGGTCATAATCGACAGAGCGGGCTCCGATGTGTCGGAGGCCTGGCAAGATTTTGTAATCGGTATTGCGGGCGATCCTCGCATTAAGAGCTCGTCAAGGAACTATCAGGAATGGTGGAAACCCTTGGGCGCGGCCCGGATCGAGAAAGTCCGGGGGTGGCTGTCTAAAGAAGATCTTAAGCTATTCTTGCAAGCGCTGGAGCAGTACGGGTTAGAAAGTGGCGATGCGGGGCTTAAGCGAATGTTTCCGGCCCGCAAGCGATTTCTTGAGGGACTCTATAAGCAGAAGCTCATTCGCAACACCCGGCTGATGCTAGGGCGTCGCACTGAGGGAACTGTTAAAAGGCTTCTTGGGGATGAAATCAAAACAAATTTTGCTAATTTAGAGGGAGGGCTATCCGACAAAGCTATCATTTATGTTGACTGTGGTGATTTTCATCTCGTGGAGGGTTCTCACAACTTCAAAATCTGGGTTTACCTTGCCCCGCCTGGGAAAATTGTCGGTTCGTATGACCACACCTCATTTACGCCAGGCGAATTAACTCACATAACTCCGGCGCAATATAAAGCGATGTATGACCTGCCTTATGATGCAGTCACTCACAATGGAACCTGGCAATCCAAGGTGATTAATTTTCTGGCAGAGCAAGGTATCGAGCTTGATATCGAGTCGCTCCTCAGCGCAGCTGAATACAGGGGGCATCTCGCCATTCATGGATACCCAGTCGTCAAATCACCAAAAGTCTGGGTGCCTGAACCTAAAGAGTTGCCAGAGCACCTGAAGGTTGTAGCACCCCACCACTCCCCAAAACGAACACCTCCTAAGTATGAGGATCTTTTTTCTGGCAGAAAACCGACGAATGCCGCAGATAAGTTCCTGCGAGGAAGCCCGTCTGTATCAGCAACTGATCGAGATGGTGCCCGTTCTCAAAGCGTCAGAACCGAGAGGAAGGAGGATCTCAACAGCTTTTCTGAACAGCAAAAAACAGTACTGGGTTACCTCGCCCATAACCCAGGAGCGAAGGCTAGACATGTAGCAGTCCTCTTAGGTTTTGCGCTGAAAGAGCTGGTTGCAATGTTCGCCGGGCCTTTGGCGCCTTATGTCAAAAGGGAGGACATGCATACCTGGGTCGTAAAACCGGAATTTATCCATAAGTTCAAATAA
- a CDS encoding DEAD/DEAH box helicase, with the protein MGLFDLLRSMVSGEQENVTAQSGFQFRADSSGVLFFIDLPEFAELKQGNGPALQKMQLIALRMLEEQGLAEPMANGFHVSAEDVAGLDDEQAEILKLPVRFSGGFTTEINGRTGNSGFRVNATASVEGQDVPFNLKGPFLYLTSTEGYRLSQAELFALTALEYHQQLAPEGRGEGANLRLMAELQTAQRNGMKLDLGHFEKLDVVVPEGVGVTATKMPDGSLFLSPSLGDGTSPEELGRRWDQLDFDAEKGGALRIGKRVVLLEPEKIEAVKEVLGNRRIPADRVREFIETPSAFLDAALVNLELGFSVRVEGIGKLQHMEFGETDAKKQDWFALDKLPAPPEALPKVIQSEEELTQFQEAVEAAWGQGADTVAFGGETIDISNRESVSTQLEQIGDRLRNPDLQDPIINDDTPATQEKLSLVLKDAEELHEELRQKAKDVSNNDQPDWSQYAREPFPHQKEGILWLLGLIEHARQEQADNLYRLQGALLADDMGLGKTYMSLVAVGEYLSRQKASRKQQKPILVVAPLTLLENWEDEVAATYNGIPFKDIVVLQSGRDLTKFRVKGEKREAAQMAEILDNDQILDQDAIRYALHIGPEAGTKRLDQERRLVLTTYQALRDYQFSLCRIDWGMVIFDEAQNIKNPNTLQARAAKGLKADFKLLATGTPVENSLGDFWCLMDTAQPGLLGNWTTFRDTWIKPILAADEESRDEVRSTLGQGLRDTVGPFMLRRVKEDQLGGLPAKTIRCGVPQPDHGNLVYTSALTSTMEGQQLRAYEDVLKGYREQQATEDMRGKALSVLQQLREVSLHPRLRHETELMTNDAASARRIMGESAKLSVLLDTLDSIKKNGEKVILFMVTKRLQRLLKLWLDQIYGLNIAIINGDTAAVAKKTDVLSRKQLITQFEANAGFNIIIMSPVAAGVGLTVVGANHVVHLERHWNPAKEAQASDRVYRIGQKKPVTIHLPAVLHPEYDAFDVHLDRLLRGKLMLKDAVVTPEVVSENEVLKSMGL; encoded by the coding sequence ATGGGCTTGTTCGATCTCCTTCGCTCAATGGTCTCTGGCGAACAAGAAAACGTCACCGCGCAGTCTGGTTTTCAGTTTCGCGCTGATTCCTCCGGTGTCCTTTTTTTCATCGATCTCCCGGAGTTCGCCGAGTTAAAGCAAGGTAACGGACCGGCGCTTCAGAAAATGCAGCTGATTGCTTTGCGAATGTTGGAAGAGCAAGGTTTGGCAGAGCCCATGGCCAACGGGTTCCACGTCAGCGCTGAAGACGTGGCCGGACTGGATGACGAGCAGGCTGAGATTCTCAAGTTACCAGTGAGATTTTCCGGCGGCTTTACCACCGAGATTAATGGGCGAACGGGAAACAGCGGTTTCCGCGTAAATGCAACGGCTAGCGTCGAAGGTCAGGATGTTCCTTTCAACCTAAAGGGGCCGTTCCTTTATTTAACGTCGACAGAAGGGTACCGGCTTTCACAAGCGGAACTCTTCGCACTTACTGCCTTGGAATATCATCAGCAACTCGCACCGGAAGGACGAGGTGAGGGCGCGAATTTACGTTTGATGGCGGAGCTTCAGACAGCCCAACGCAACGGTATGAAACTGGACCTTGGGCATTTCGAAAAGCTGGATGTGGTTGTTCCCGAGGGTGTTGGGGTCACAGCCACCAAAATGCCTGATGGAAGCCTCTTTTTGAGTCCGAGCCTCGGAGATGGAACTTCACCGGAAGAGCTTGGACGGCGATGGGACCAGCTGGATTTTGACGCGGAGAAGGGAGGTGCACTTCGTATTGGAAAGAGGGTCGTCTTGCTTGAGCCCGAGAAAATCGAGGCCGTTAAAGAGGTTCTAGGTAATCGAAGAATTCCTGCTGACAGGGTTCGGGAGTTTATTGAAACTCCCAGCGCTTTTCTGGATGCGGCACTGGTGAACCTTGAACTCGGATTTTCCGTCCGGGTGGAAGGGATTGGCAAACTCCAACACATGGAATTTGGTGAGACCGATGCCAAAAAACAGGATTGGTTTGCACTCGACAAATTACCCGCGCCACCCGAGGCACTGCCCAAGGTCATCCAATCAGAAGAAGAGCTCACTCAGTTTCAGGAGGCCGTGGAAGCTGCCTGGGGGCAGGGTGCCGATACCGTCGCCTTTGGGGGGGAGACGATTGATATTTCCAACAGAGAATCGGTATCGACCCAACTCGAACAAATCGGTGACAGGTTACGAAACCCGGATCTGCAAGATCCGATCATCAATGACGACACGCCTGCGACACAAGAGAAGCTGAGCCTTGTCCTTAAGGATGCTGAAGAGCTGCACGAAGAGCTTCGGCAAAAGGCAAAAGATGTATCGAACAATGATCAGCCAGATTGGAGCCAGTACGCGCGAGAGCCATTTCCGCACCAAAAAGAAGGTATCTTATGGCTTTTGGGATTGATTGAGCATGCCCGGCAAGAGCAAGCAGATAATCTGTACCGGTTGCAGGGAGCATTACTTGCAGACGATATGGGGCTTGGCAAAACCTACATGAGCCTTGTGGCGGTGGGCGAGTATCTGAGTCGTCAGAAGGCATCTCGGAAGCAACAGAAGCCCATACTGGTAGTCGCGCCGCTCACCTTGCTTGAGAACTGGGAAGATGAGGTGGCTGCCACTTACAACGGTATCCCTTTCAAGGACATTGTCGTGTTGCAGTCAGGTCGTGATTTGACCAAGTTCCGCGTAAAAGGCGAGAAGCGGGAAGCCGCACAAATGGCGGAGATCCTCGACAATGACCAGATTTTGGATCAAGACGCAATTCGCTACGCACTGCACATCGGGCCGGAAGCCGGCACCAAAAGGCTGGATCAGGAAAGGCGGCTGGTCCTCACGACCTATCAGGCACTTCGGGATTACCAGTTTTCCCTGTGCCGAATCGACTGGGGCATGGTGATTTTCGACGAAGCCCAAAACATCAAAAACCCCAATACATTGCAAGCCCGGGCTGCCAAGGGCTTAAAAGCAGATTTTAAGTTACTCGCAACGGGTACCCCGGTGGAAAACAGCCTTGGCGACTTCTGGTGTCTGATGGACACGGCGCAGCCGGGCTTGCTTGGTAACTGGACAACGTTTCGGGATACCTGGATAAAGCCGATTCTTGCGGCTGATGAAGAAAGCCGCGACGAAGTGAGAAGCACACTGGGTCAAGGGCTACGGGATACCGTCGGCCCGTTTATGCTTCGCCGCGTTAAGGAAGATCAACTGGGCGGCCTGCCAGCCAAAACTATTCGCTGCGGTGTTCCGCAGCCGGATCACGGCAACCTGGTTTACACCTCAGCATTAACCAGCACCATGGAGGGCCAGCAACTGCGGGCTTACGAGGATGTTCTGAAGGGATACCGCGAGCAACAGGCAACCGAAGACATGCGCGGCAAAGCCCTCTCCGTACTGCAACAGTTGAGAGAAGTCTCGCTTCACCCCCGGCTACGACATGAAACTGAACTGATGACCAATGACGCCGCTTCGGCAAGGCGGATCATGGGCGAATCGGCCAAGCTAAGCGTTCTATTGGATACCCTGGATTCCATCAAAAAGAACGGTGAAAAAGTGATTCTGTTCATGGTCACTAAACGACTGCAGCGGTTGCTAAAGTTGTGGTTGGATCAGATCTACGGTCTGAACATTGCGATCATTAATGGGGACACGGCTGCGGTAGCCAAAAAGACTGACGTGCTGAGCCGAAAGCAGCTTATTACCCAGTTTGAGGCAAATGCGGGATTTAACATCATAATCATGTCGCCAGTGGCTGCGGGGGTTGGTCTTACTGTTGTTGGCGCCAACCACGTAGTGCACCTGGAACGGCACTGGAACCCCGCCAAAGAGGCTCAGGCGTCTGACCGGGTGTATCGCATAGGGCAAAAAAAGCCTGTCACTATCCACCTTCCGGCAGTCCTGCATCCGGAGTACGATGCTTTCGATGTGCATCTTGACAGGCTGCTGCGTGGCAAGCTCATGCTGAAAGACGCCGTGGTAACGCCGGAAGTGGTGTCTGAAAACGAAGTATTGAAATCAATGGGGCTATAA
- a CDS encoding flagellar motor protein MotB codes for MALLRSEKPIAVDEENPYWMSFSDVMSGLLVIFILASVILILQLMELQEQAEKERERLQEQVVEVEEEISMLRKAEEVRRNILTEAADILQKRGIQVEVSENSTVLRIPNQLLGFDTGANEIGRQYQDIAYEIGEVLHQLISKEDRSSYLDTVFVEGHTDSRPFYGKLCGSKGNWCLSTFRAISLWQFWEQALPERGKLGDLENGDNKTLFSVSGYAETRPVIKNQKTESDFSKNRRIDIRFTIRRPSSEDYEKVRSKVDLTQ; via the coding sequence ATGGCGTTGCTGCGCTCTGAAAAGCCGATAGCGGTCGACGAGGAGAATCCATACTGGATGTCATTCTCCGACGTCATGTCCGGGCTTCTTGTTATCTTCATCCTGGCGTCTGTGATTCTGATACTCCAGCTCATGGAATTACAGGAGCAGGCGGAAAAAGAGCGTGAGCGGCTGCAGGAGCAAGTCGTTGAGGTCGAGGAAGAAATTTCCATGCTTCGAAAGGCGGAAGAAGTCCGGCGAAACATATTGACGGAAGCCGCTGACATTCTGCAAAAAAGGGGAATTCAGGTTGAGGTCAGTGAGAATAGCACGGTCCTGAGGATTCCAAATCAACTGCTCGGATTTGATACTGGCGCAAATGAAATTGGCCGTCAGTATCAGGATATAGCCTATGAAATCGGTGAGGTCCTGCACCAGCTAATTTCTAAAGAGGACCGTTCAAGTTATCTGGATACCGTTTTTGTAGAGGGTCATACCGACAGTCGCCCGTTCTATGGAAAATTGTGTGGTTCCAAAGGGAACTGGTGCCTGTCGACGTTCCGGGCTATTTCTCTTTGGCAGTTCTGGGAGCAGGCCCTACCTGAACGAGGCAAGCTCGGCGATCTTGAAAATGGCGACAATAAAACGCTTTTTTCTGTCAGTGGCTATGCGGAAACCAGACCTGTAATAAAGAACCAGAAAACAGAGTCGGATTTTAGTAAGAATAGACGGATTGATATTAGGTTCACAATTCGCCGTCCAAGCAGTGAGGACTATGAAAAAGTGCGGTCTAAAGTTGATTTGACTCAATGA
- a CDS encoding DUF4113 domain-containing protein, which translates to MTQPVFALVDCNNFYASCEKLFRPDLRDTPVVVLSNNDGCVVARSKEAKALGIKMGVPVHHIKDEIRRFGIAPTRTLSKLANYGAKKYRATGGVVDLTDPLRQRRLMARVPVAEVWGVGRKLTAKLHTMGIVTALQLADTDLATLRNRFSVVLERTARELNGIHCLPWEDAPPPKKQIMCSRSFGQPIQALADLEEAVAHYVSRATEKLRGGQQYAGELMVFVRTNPFKTSASQYSRSASIRLINATQDSRVLVQQALNLLRSMYREGYDYAKAGVMLSELMDETGLQDDLFETADAGKPSAEKSQRLMAVMDEINRKSRATLYMARQAGPEVYAMRRTHLSPAYTTDWQALPGVG; encoded by the coding sequence ATGACGCAACCGGTCTTTGCGCTCGTTGATTGCAATAACTTTTACGCCTCTTGCGAGAAGCTCTTCCGGCCGGATCTGCGGGACACACCGGTTGTGGTTCTCTCAAATAACGATGGCTGTGTGGTGGCCCGTTCGAAAGAAGCGAAAGCGCTTGGGATCAAAATGGGTGTGCCAGTTCACCATATCAAAGACGAAATCCGTCGCTTCGGCATAGCCCCGACCCGAACACTGTCAAAACTGGCGAACTATGGCGCGAAAAAATACCGGGCCACGGGCGGGGTCGTGGACCTCACCGACCCGCTCCGGCAACGGCGACTGATGGCTCGCGTGCCGGTAGCAGAGGTCTGGGGTGTCGGGCGCAAGCTCACCGCCAAACTCCACACGATGGGTATTGTCACTGCGTTACAATTGGCGGATACCGACCTGGCCACACTCAGGAACCGTTTCTCGGTTGTACTGGAACGAACCGCCCGGGAGCTCAACGGCATTCACTGTCTGCCGTGGGAGGACGCACCGCCGCCGAAAAAGCAGATCATGTGCTCTCGATCGTTCGGCCAACCGATTCAGGCCCTGGCAGATCTGGAAGAAGCGGTGGCGCACTATGTCAGCAGAGCGACAGAAAAACTCAGGGGCGGTCAGCAATACGCCGGGGAGCTGATGGTGTTTGTCCGTACCAATCCTTTTAAAACATCGGCCTCCCAATACTCAAGAAGTGCCTCTATCCGCCTGATAAACGCCACTCAGGATTCCCGCGTTTTAGTGCAACAGGCGTTGAATCTGCTCCGATCCATGTATCGTGAGGGTTACGACTACGCCAAGGCCGGCGTGATGCTCAGTGAACTGATGGATGAAACCGGCTTGCAGGACGACTTGTTTGAAACAGCGGATGCCGGCAAACCCAGTGCTGAGAAATCCCAGAGGCTGATGGCTGTGATGGACGAGATCAACCGGAAATCCAGAGCAACCCTCTATATGGCCCGACAGGCCGGGCCTGAGGTTTATGCCATGCGGCGGACGCATCTTTCGCCGGCATACACGACGGATTGGCAAGCGTTACCAGGTGTGGGGTAG